In one Culex quinquefasciatus strain JHB chromosome 2, VPISU_Cqui_1.0_pri_paternal, whole genome shotgun sequence genomic region, the following are encoded:
- the LOC119767219 gene encoding uncharacterized protein LOC119767219, which translates to MVSLKASRVIGYSYAGICLVCSLLLIINSGHMVKVNDRSSGRSTVSVTCVLTLVFSLISMVFNILLVFGLFMHRANFVKYYLRFVTTVYAFVSIGLFIGCIVVGIVISDDVRTSYVEDLSISLVGATVGFCILITLETLWYILVVWILKRVIEVIRHDAAQIAAGDDGVIIPDLI; encoded by the exons ATGGTTTCCCTCAAAGCTTCCCGCGTGATCGGCTACAGCTATGCTGGAATTTGCCTGGTATGCTCGTTGCTGCTCATCATCAACTCGGGACACATGGTGAAGGTGAACGACCGATCATCCG GACGCAGCACCGTCAGCGTTACATGTGTGCTGACACTTGTTTTTTCACTGATTTCGATGGTCTTCAACATTCTTTTAGTTTTTGGCTTGTTCATG cATCGAGCAAACTTTGTCAAGTATTACCTTCGATTTGTGACAACAGTCTACGCGTTCGTATCGATTGGGCTGTTCATCGGTTGCATCGTGGTGGGGATCGTAATTAGTGATGACGTCAGAACATCTTATGTAGAAGATTTGAGTATAAGTCTGGTTGGTGCAACGGTTGGATTTTGTATTCTAATTACTCTAGAAACTC tgtggtACATTCTGGTCGTATGGATCCTGAAGCGTGTGATTGAAGTCATTAGGCATGATGCTGCTCAGATTGCTGCCGGAGATGATGGTGTTATCATTCCGGATTTAATTTAG